One region of Flavobacterium pisciphilum genomic DNA includes:
- a CDS encoding alkaline phosphatase: MKKIILLFCLHFCLLAQAQEYSSTNIHSHNDYASPLPFYEAYANETGVIEADVFLVNDDLFVAHTSKEININTTLRSLYLNPLQLKLKELNSNAYKSDKPLILMIDIKSDAEATLKKIVEQLKLYPELISNKNLKVVISGNRPSSSKWNEYPSFIYFDGRLNETYTAQELSRIEMISEDLKDHTIWNGKGVLTQIDSEKIQAIIKKVHDQNKKIRFWSTQDNVNTWMTLMNLHVDYIATDNTSALTQFIKNIKTAFYQNTEFHETYVPKNSSAFSKKKRPKNVILLIGDGMGLSQIYAGYTANKGKLNMFNIPTQGFSITKASDSYITDSAAGATAMASGHKTNNRFIGVDENGKPLESITQILAKRNYKTALISCGNITDATPAAFYGHQSDRSYSEAIAEDFLTNPTDILIGGGQNEFKSRKDGKNLAEALIKKGYSFSDKFSAIDTISNPRFVVLEDAAVVSVKNGRGDFLAKSLSKTTNTFSKTSQPFFIMAEGAQIDYGGHSNNVEYVVRELLDFDCLVGQAMEFVDKNPETLLIVTADHETGGLSLIDGSIEKGYVHGSFSTNDHTSVAVPVFAYGPGAQNFMGVYQNTAIYSKIMELLGAK; encoded by the coding sequence ATGAAAAAAATAATCCTCCTTTTTTGCCTTCATTTTTGTCTGTTAGCACAGGCACAGGAATACAGTTCTACCAATATTCATTCGCATAATGATTATGCAAGCCCATTACCTTTTTATGAAGCTTATGCCAATGAAACAGGTGTAATTGAAGCAGATGTTTTTTTAGTAAATGATGATTTATTTGTTGCTCATACTTCAAAAGAAATAAATATAAATACTACTTTAAGAAGCCTTTATCTTAATCCACTTCAATTAAAACTTAAAGAGTTAAATAGCAATGCTTACAAAAGTGATAAACCATTAATATTGATGATTGACATCAAGTCAGATGCAGAAGCAACTTTAAAAAAAATCGTAGAGCAGCTTAAATTATATCCTGAATTAATCTCAAACAAAAATTTAAAAGTAGTTATTTCTGGCAACAGACCTTCTTCATCAAAATGGAATGAATATCCATCCTTTATTTATTTTGACGGAAGACTTAATGAAACTTATACAGCACAAGAATTATCGCGTATAGAAATGATTAGCGAAGATTTAAAAGACCATACCATCTGGAATGGCAAAGGAGTCTTGACACAAATCGATTCAGAAAAAATTCAAGCTATAATCAAAAAAGTGCACGATCAGAATAAAAAAATAAGATTCTGGTCTACACAAGACAATGTGAATACTTGGATGACGCTTATGAATTTGCATGTAGATTATATTGCAACAGATAATACTTCGGCATTAACACAATTCATCAAAAATATAAAAACTGCATTTTACCAAAATACAGAATTTCACGAAACATACGTGCCAAAAAACAGTTCTGCATTTTCTAAAAAGAAACGACCTAAAAATGTGATACTTCTTATTGGTGACGGAATGGGATTGAGTCAAATTTATGCAGGTTATACAGCCAATAAGGGTAAACTAAATATGTTTAACATACCTACCCAAGGATTTTCGATAACCAAAGCTTCTGATAGTTATATTACTGATTCCGCTGCTGGTGCTACTGCTATGGCATCTGGGCATAAAACCAATAACCGATTTATTGGTGTTGATGAAAATGGAAAACCTTTAGAATCGATAACACAAATCTTGGCTAAAAGAAACTACAAAACAGCCCTTATTTCTTGTGGTAATATCACCGATGCTACACCTGCCGCTTTTTACGGACATCAGTCTGATAGAAGTTATAGCGAAGCCATTGCAGAAGATTTTTTAACAAATCCAACTGACATTTTAATTGGGGGAGGTCAAAATGAATTTAAATCACGTAAAGACGGTAAAAACTTAGCGGAAGCATTAATAAAAAAAGGCTATAGCTTTTCGGATAAATTCAGTGCTATAGATACCATTAGCAATCCACGTTTTGTAGTTCTAGAAGATGCGGCAGTAGTTTCTGTAAAAAATGGGAGAGGCGATTTTCTAGCTAAATCTTTATCTAAAACAACGAATACTTTTTCTAAAACTTCTCAACCATTTTTTATCATGGCCGAAGGTGCACAGATTGATTACGGAGGTCACAGTAACAATGTAGAATATGTTGTTCGCGAATTATTAGATTTTGACTGTTTGGTTGGGCAAGCAATGGAATTTGTAGATAAAAATCCAGAAACCCTATTAATCGTTACAGCCGATCATGAAACAGGTGGTCTTTCATTAATAGATGGAAGTATAGAAAAAGGATATGTACACGGAAGTTTTAGTACCAATGATCATACGTCGGTGGCAGTTCCCGTTTTTGCATATGGACCAGGAGCACAAAACTTTATGGGTGTTTATCAAAACACAGCTATTTACAGCAAAATAATGGAATTACTTGGTGCAAAATAA
- a CDS encoding RagB/SusD family nutrient uptake outer membrane protein — translation MKKINILLLSFTMLLGATACESELDLVPQGAPSTGNFWKTPADAKAGVNAIYALYSDDNMYGRGFFWLNNASDDIGTKPRQNAERIKNFIVDGSESDTKDIWRIHYEIMKRCNDVIRNIPNIPLDEKTKKMMLGEAYFNHAVMHLELAYHYGDDRAGIPIQDRVDPTNVYVPRAKNVAENYAYIAADLIKAADLLPYFNELTADNYGRAHKTAAWGYLVRTYLYAKDWDNAIKYADMIVNSGKHILLPNFEDVFKIKNNWSSEYIWSVTSSAENTSLGSIFPGVCLEDKGWGAYNGWGNFYPTKELFDAYDPADKRRSATILQKGDKFTYFGESVTFNEGKYTAGSSNRTGYQFKKYMEPFSYPKTTSGGVDIRYVNANGDKPSTALNVPLLRYADVILMLAEAKLMKGQNADKEINMIRNRADLKSISGATMVDLKRERRCELAGEWTDRHFDLVRWGDAQATYAQPLHHYNGTVIYPARSFNPTIHHVWPIPPDEIAVSKGALTQNKGW, via the coding sequence ATGAAAAAGATAAATATTTTATTATTGAGTTTTACAATGTTGCTAGGCGCAACAGCTTGTGAGAGTGAACTAGACTTAGTACCACAAGGAGCACCTTCGACTGGAAATTTCTGGAAAACACCTGCTGATGCAAAAGCAGGAGTCAATGCTATTTACGCTTTGTACTCTGATGATAATATGTATGGACGTGGTTTTTTCTGGCTAAACAATGCCAGTGATGATATCGGAACCAAACCCAGACAAAATGCAGAACGTATAAAAAACTTCATAGTTGATGGTTCAGAATCAGATACTAAAGACATTTGGAGAATCCATTATGAGATTATGAAACGTTGTAATGATGTTATCCGTAACATTCCAAACATTCCTTTAGACGAAAAAACTAAAAAAATGATGTTGGGAGAAGCCTATTTTAATCACGCAGTAATGCATTTAGAATTGGCATATCACTATGGCGATGATCGTGCAGGAATCCCGATTCAAGATAGAGTAGATCCTACAAATGTATATGTGCCACGTGCAAAAAATGTAGCAGAGAATTACGCTTATATCGCAGCCGATTTAATTAAAGCAGCCGATTTATTACCTTATTTTAATGAGCTAACGGCTGATAATTATGGGCGTGCTCATAAAACAGCAGCTTGGGGATATTTAGTGCGTACGTATTTATATGCAAAAGATTGGGATAATGCCATAAAATATGCAGATATGATTGTAAATAGTGGTAAACATATTTTGCTGCCTAATTTTGAAGATGTATTTAAAATTAAAAACAATTGGTCTTCAGAATATATTTGGTCTGTTACATCAAGTGCAGAGAATACTTCTCTAGGTTCTATATTTCCAGGAGTTTGTCTAGAAGATAAAGGATGGGGAGCTTATAACGGTTGGGGAAATTTTTATCCTACCAAAGAATTATTTGATGCGTATGATCCTGCAGATAAAAGACGCAGCGCAACCATTTTACAAAAAGGAGATAAATTCACCTATTTCGGTGAATCAGTAACCTTTAACGAAGGAAAATATACAGCAGGTTCTAGTAATAGAACAGGATACCAGTTCAAAAAATACATGGAGCCATTTAGTTATCCTAAAACCACTTCAGGCGGAGTAGATATACGTTATGTAAATGCAAATGGAGATAAACCTTCAACAGCACTTAACGTACCACTTTTGCGCTATGCTGATGTAATATTAATGCTTGCTGAAGCAAAATTAATGAAAGGTCAAAATGCAGATAAAGAGATAAACATGATTCGTAATCGTGCAGATCTAAAAAGCATTTCAGGAGCAACTATGGTAGATTTAAAAAGAGAAAGACGTTGTGAGTTAGCTGGAGAATGGACAGATCGTCATTTTGATTTAGTACGTTGGGGAGATGCCCAAGCTACTTATGCACAACCTTTGCACCATTATAATGGTACAGTAATTTATCCTGCACGTAGTTTTAATCCAACTATTCACCATGTTTGGCCTATACCGCCAGATGAAATTGCCGTGAGTAAAGGAGCATTAACCCAAAACAAAGGGTGGTAA
- a CDS encoding TonB-dependent receptor: MNEKQMRYVVNCQRIKKRVLVQLIMLTALFFIGLTTKASNVGSNKRVTLKVENENIKSILQNIEKQVDVHFMYEANQINTNQKISLKLNNVTLEQALDKVCTSFFLKYEIINNNVVIKKNQKSSEVGQNKITISGIVYGSDDKLPLPGVGIKDKNSDATATTDFDGAFSMVINSSEATLVFSYVGYITQEVKINQSTNNLSVKLVSDVKQLQEVVVMGYGSVKKGEVLGAVGAVSMKETSSRTYNSAAELLQGTVAGVTVINNGGDPTGEPTINIRGIGSLNAETPLIVLDGIIYSGSLNTINPNDIASISVLKDAASAAIYGARASGGVILITSKKGTSERINVNVNYQGGLQNVAKKLKVLNAAEYADAMNTATDNAGLPRIPAFDPAFEPTARTTKTDWMDEIFQIGQVQDLSISVNGKTEKSNFFLSGSYRKNEGILLNTFGNRYTARANSSFKLAPNFTIGENLTYSLTDGQSANTTNAYTGAILGAIFYPPNATIYREDGSGSFGGVPEKYIGSYGDVINPVAYLKRLDNRNPVSTILINPYAEWEITKGLKVKSNWGFTRIQNNSKDFSVKITEPGKIFDYNRLTQSTATTTDLLSEQTISYDKSFGKHNFKALAGYTYQQTKREFYTITGTGFDNEDPSQRYLLNAKLIQQTEAGMSEEIISSYVGRLNYDFNQKYLFSGIVRRDGTSKLTSENRWKVYPSLSAGWLISEEAFMESLNPIVSSLKLRASWGQIGNLGNLGPYQFSVPLSQTSALIGSTPIINYGYSESELSNPALKWESSEQTNLGLDFSLFHNSLSGSIDAYVKTNKDMLVRDQLPGVSGTPLGRIVNSGNVENRGIEGSLTYQKARGDFKFDVTANVAFLDNKIVSIKDDLTSLEPLNVSRVRSLPLANIYQVGSPVGAFYGYKTDGLFQSNAEAKAYVNSKGEVYQPNAVAGDIKFKDMNGDGVINNSDRVVLGSPFPKTTYSLNMNFRYNGFDMNIFLSGAVGNSNFNAVKYTGLNASFPGYNLLADAKDAWSPQNTGSTIPILSAKDNNNNFGRISDFYIEDASFLRLKNLSIGYTVKERWLNGKANLRFFISGQNLFTITKYSGMDPEVGLKNFGMDLGRYPLSRIYMTGVNATF; the protein is encoded by the coding sequence ATGAACGAAAAACAAATGCGGTACGTCGTAAACTGTCAAAGAATTAAGAAGCGTGTATTAGTCCAATTGATTATGCTCACGGCTTTATTCTTTATCGGACTAACGACAAAAGCGAGTAATGTTGGTAGTAATAAAAGAGTAACCCTAAAAGTAGAAAACGAAAATATAAAGAGTATTCTTCAAAATATTGAAAAACAAGTAGATGTACACTTTATGTACGAAGCCAATCAGATAAATACAAATCAAAAAATTAGCCTAAAACTTAATAATGTAACCTTAGAGCAGGCGCTTGACAAAGTTTGTACAAGCTTCTTTTTGAAATATGAAATCATAAATAACAATGTTGTAATCAAGAAGAACCAAAAGAGTAGTGAAGTAGGTCAAAATAAAATTACTATTTCGGGAATTGTTTATGGTAGCGACGACAAACTGCCATTACCGGGAGTAGGAATCAAAGATAAAAACTCAGACGCAACGGCAACTACCGATTTTGATGGGGCTTTTAGTATGGTAATCAATTCAAGCGAAGCAACACTTGTTTTTTCGTATGTGGGCTATATCACACAAGAAGTTAAAATTAACCAATCAACTAATAATCTAAGTGTTAAACTAGTATCAGATGTAAAACAACTGCAAGAAGTTGTTGTTATGGGATATGGTAGTGTAAAAAAGGGAGAAGTTTTAGGAGCTGTTGGAGCCGTTTCTATGAAAGAAACATCAAGCAGAACTTATAATTCAGCAGCCGAATTATTACAAGGTACAGTTGCAGGTGTTACAGTTATCAATAATGGAGGAGATCCAACAGGAGAACCAACAATAAATATTCGTGGTATTGGATCTTTAAATGCCGAAACACCATTAATTGTCTTAGACGGAATTATTTACAGTGGTTCATTAAATACTATTAATCCTAATGATATTGCTTCGATAAGTGTTTTGAAAGACGCCGCATCGGCAGCAATTTATGGAGCAAGAGCTTCTGGAGGTGTTATTTTAATTACTTCTAAAAAAGGTACTTCAGAACGCATTAATGTAAATGTAAATTATCAAGGTGGTTTACAGAATGTAGCCAAAAAATTAAAAGTACTAAATGCTGCAGAATATGCAGATGCTATGAACACAGCTACAGATAACGCGGGATTACCAAGAATACCAGCTTTTGATCCTGCATTTGAACCTACAGCCAGAACAACCAAAACAGATTGGATGGATGAAATTTTTCAAATAGGTCAAGTTCAAGATTTATCTATTTCTGTAAATGGTAAAACAGAAAAATCTAATTTCTTTCTTTCTGGGAGTTACCGTAAAAATGAAGGGATATTATTAAATACGTTCGGTAATCGCTATACAGCAAGAGCAAATTCTTCTTTTAAACTAGCGCCAAATTTCACAATAGGAGAAAATTTAACCTATTCGTTAACAGATGGTCAAAGTGCTAATACTACAAATGCATATACAGGAGCAATTTTGGGAGCTATCTTTTATCCGCCCAATGCAACTATTTATAGAGAAGATGGATCTGGTTCTTTTGGAGGTGTTCCAGAGAAATACATAGGATCGTATGGAGATGTTATAAATCCAGTAGCTTATTTAAAAAGATTGGATAACCGCAATCCAGTTTCTACAATTTTGATTAACCCTTATGCCGAATGGGAAATTACAAAAGGATTAAAAGTAAAATCAAACTGGGGTTTCACCAGAATACAAAACAATTCAAAAGATTTTTCGGTTAAAATCACAGAACCAGGTAAAATATTCGATTACAATAGATTAACACAATCTACAGCTACAACAACAGACTTATTGAGTGAGCAAACTATTTCATACGATAAATCTTTTGGAAAGCATAATTTTAAGGCACTAGCAGGATATACCTATCAGCAAACCAAAAGAGAATTTTATACAATTACAGGTACAGGTTTTGACAATGAAGATCCATCACAACGTTATCTGCTTAATGCTAAATTAATTCAGCAAACAGAAGCAGGAATGTCAGAAGAAATTATTTCATCTTATGTGGGAAGATTAAACTATGATTTCAATCAAAAGTATTTATTCTCAGGAATTGTTCGTCGCGACGGAACATCAAAACTTACTTCAGAGAATCGTTGGAAAGTGTATCCATCCTTATCTGCAGGTTGGTTAATCTCAGAAGAAGCATTTATGGAAAGCCTTAATCCAATTGTAAGCAGTTTAAAACTACGTGCCAGTTGGGGACAAATCGGAAATTTAGGAAACTTAGGACCATACCAATTTAGTGTTCCATTATCACAAACTTCAGCCTTAATAGGATCTACTCCAATAATTAATTATGGGTATTCAGAAAGCGAATTATCAAATCCAGCTTTAAAATGGGAAAGTTCAGAACAAACCAACTTAGGATTAGACTTTAGTCTATTTCACAATAGCTTGTCAGGATCTATAGATGCTTACGTGAAAACAAATAAAGATATGTTGGTTCGTGATCAATTACCAGGAGTATCAGGAACACCGTTAGGACGTATTGTAAACTCAGGTAATGTAGAAAATAGAGGTATTGAAGGAAGTCTTACGTATCAAAAAGCACGTGGAGATTTTAAATTTGATGTTACTGCAAATGTGGCTTTTTTAGATAACAAAATTGTTTCAATCAAAGATGATTTAACTTCACTAGAACCACTTAATGTCAGCAGAGTACGTAGTTTGCCTCTAGCCAATATTTATCAAGTCGGAAGCCCAGTAGGTGCATTTTATGGATATAAAACAGACGGATTATTCCAAAGCAATGCAGAAGCAAAAGCTTATGTAAATTCAAAAGGAGAGGTTTATCAACCTAATGCAGTTGCAGGTGATATTAAATTCAAAGACATGAATGGAGATGGTGTAATTAATAATAGCGATAGAGTAGTGTTAGGAAGTCCATTTCCTAAAACAACTTATAGTTTAAACATGAACTTTAGATATAATGGGTTTGATATGAATATCTTTTTAAGTGGAGCAGTAGGCAATAGCAATTTCAACGCTGTAAAATACACGGGCTTGAATGCTTCTTTCCCAGGTTATAATTTATTGGCAGATGCCAAAGATGCTTGGTCTCCACAAAATACAGGGTCAACTATTCCAATACTTTCTGCAAAAGACAACAACAATAACTTCGGAAGAATTTCAGACTTCTATATAGAAGATGCATCTTTTTTAAGATTAAAAAACCTTTCTATCGGTTATACAGTTAAAGAACGTTGGTTAAACGGAAAAGCAAATCTTAGATTCTTTATTTCAGGACAAAATCTTTTTACAATTACCAAATACTCAGGTATGGACCCAGAAGTTGGGCTTAAAAACTTTGGAATGGACTTAGGGCGTTACCCACTTTCAAGAATTTATATGACAGGAGTAAACGCAACTTTTTAA
- a CDS encoding FecR family protein codes for MPENLDQDIKLFLEGKPSLKGQEMWDNWYNHPNEIFDNEVIITTDISKLKKEIKAIKKTNNVVFLNNRNWSIAASLLLLVGISCFFYLSSTAVATKQYATKLGEHTKITLSDGTQIWLNAGSLLKYPVKFKGNTREVYLTGEAFFDVAKDKKHPFIIHTDKMDTKVFGTSFNVQAYPGQTTQEVAVLTGKVNVKSTVTDENVYVTPGQKVIFKSKNSSLQAFTDIPVNSISLWRKNIIVFDDTPLPEVIATINRNYNVAIAIENKNLNNLKISGYFKELPADQVIGLVCNIINANYKLESGVYKIQ; via the coding sequence ATGCCTGAAAATTTGGATCAAGATATAAAACTTTTTTTAGAAGGTAAGCCTTCACTAAAAGGACAAGAAATGTGGGATAACTGGTATAATCACCCGAATGAAATATTCGACAATGAAGTGATTATCACAACTGACATTTCAAAATTAAAAAAAGAAATCAAAGCAATTAAGAAAACAAATAATGTTGTTTTCCTAAATAATAGAAATTGGTCCATAGCAGCATCACTTTTACTTTTAGTTGGAATATCCTGTTTTTTTTATCTGTCATCAACAGCAGTTGCAACCAAGCAATATGCTACAAAACTAGGAGAACATACTAAGATAACGTTGAGTGATGGAACCCAAATATGGCTTAACGCAGGAAGTCTTTTAAAATACCCTGTTAAATTTAAAGGAAACACACGTGAAGTTTACTTAACTGGTGAAGCTTTTTTTGATGTTGCCAAAGACAAAAAACATCCTTTTATAATTCATACCGATAAAATGGATACAAAAGTATTTGGTACCAGTTTTAATGTACAAGCTTATCCGGGACAAACCACACAAGAAGTAGCTGTTTTAACTGGAAAAGTAAATGTTAAATCGACTGTAACAGATGAGAATGTTTATGTAACACCTGGTCAAAAAGTAATTTTTAAATCAAAAAATAGCAGTCTGCAAGCATTCACAGATATTCCGGTGAATTCCATTTCCTTATGGCGAAAAAATATAATTGTTTTTGACGACACCCCTTTACCTGAGGTTATTGCAACAATTAATCGCAATTATAATGTCGCAATAGCTATTGAAAATAAGAATCTAAATAATCTAAAAATAAGTGGCTACTTCAAAGAACTTCCTGCAGATCAAGTGATTGGCTTAGTGTGCAATATCATTAATGCTAATTACAAATTAGAATCGGGAGTTTATAAGATACAGTAA
- a CDS encoding RNA polymerase sigma-70 factor: MYKKYTDEELVELLKQGKDRTFDELYFRYRDLLVRFVYIRMKSIPISEEIVQEVFTSIWERRKTLVIQKKFSSYIYTSVRYVTLDYIKSNTITDQYIKEVLDRNTTDCSSNNATEDAIFHDELQEAVDKATSLLPKKAKEVFILSRIKQYSNKEIAEELNVSHETVKYHIAYALKFMRTYLGEFN, translated from the coding sequence ATGTATAAAAAGTATACCGATGAAGAACTTGTAGAGCTATTAAAACAAGGGAAGGACAGAACATTTGATGAATTATATTTTCGATATCGAGATTTGCTTGTGCGGTTTGTATATATAAGAATGAAATCAATCCCTATCTCTGAAGAAATTGTTCAGGAAGTATTCACCTCTATATGGGAGCGTCGCAAAACTTTGGTAATTCAAAAGAAATTTTCGTCGTACATATATACCTCAGTACGTTACGTAACATTAGATTATATCAAATCAAACACCATTACTGATCAATATATAAAGGAAGTTTTGGATCGAAATACTACCGATTGCAGTAGCAATAACGCAACCGAAGATGCTATTTTTCATGATGAACTTCAAGAAGCCGTAGATAAAGCAACTTCATTACTCCCCAAGAAAGCCAAAGAGGTTTTCATCTTAAGCCGTATTAAACAATATTCCAACAAAGAGATAGCTGAAGAACTTAACGTATCTCACGAAACGGTAAAGTATCATATCGCTTATGCGCTAAAGTTTATGCGAACCTATCTAGGAGAGTTTAACTAA
- a CDS encoding DUF4249 domain-containing protein, whose amino-acid sequence MKKLIKNNFKNKVLVLFSLLFVLLLSSCEEVVSLDLETGEAKIVIDAEILWNKGTDGKEQIIKISKMAPYYNTSTPKVSGAQVRIVNSNGDTFVFTESAPGSYVCADFVPVLNMEYTLHVQAEGKNFIAVEKLTSVTTINRIEQRYVPNLTGPDLLELAFFYDDPVDQANFYLTNFKTDFLVLPSYAMSNDDFSNGNEMSERFSDEKLKPGKTIGIIHRGISENFSNYMALIIEASNWNPFATTPANIRGNIINANDSNDFAFGYFRLCETVTASYTMK is encoded by the coding sequence ATGAAAAAGTTGATAAAAAATAATTTTAAAAATAAAGTACTAGTGTTATTTAGTCTTCTTTTTGTTTTACTGTTATCTTCATGTGAAGAAGTTGTTTCTCTTGACTTAGAAACTGGTGAAGCTAAAATAGTTATTGATGCTGAAATTCTTTGGAATAAAGGAACCGACGGAAAAGAGCAAATTATAAAGATTAGCAAAATGGCTCCTTATTATAATACCTCTACACCAAAAGTTTCTGGGGCACAGGTAAGAATCGTAAATAGTAATGGTGATACTTTTGTGTTTACCGAATCGGCACCAGGTTCGTATGTATGTGCAGATTTTGTTCCCGTTCTTAATATGGAATATACACTACATGTTCAGGCTGAAGGTAAAAATTTCATAGCAGTTGAAAAATTAACTTCGGTAACAACGATTAACCGAATTGAGCAAAGGTATGTTCCAAATTTAACTGGCCCAGATTTGCTTGAATTGGCATTCTTTTATGATGATCCAGTTGATCAAGCCAATTTTTATTTGACAAATTTTAAAACTGATTTCCTTGTATTACCGTCTTATGCAATGTCAAATGATGATTTTTCTAATGGAAATGAAATGAGTGAAAGATTTTCGGATGAGAAATTGAAGCCTGGAAAGACCATTGGGATTATACACCGTGGTATTTCTGAAAACTTTTCTAACTATATGGCTTTAATTATAGAGGCATCAAACTGGAATCCTTTTGCTACAACACCGGCAAACATTAGAGGCAATATTATAAATGCAAATGACTCTAATGATTTTGCTTTTGGATATTTTAGACTTTGCGAAACAGTTACTGCTTCATATACAATGAAATAA